From Myripristis murdjan chromosome 13, fMyrMur1.1, whole genome shotgun sequence:
ATGTGAACCTTGTAGCATCATAGAAATGGTCTGCAACAATGAAAAACTTGGACTTAAAAACAGGTAAATCTTTTGTACATCATGAGCCTATCTAACAAAACTGGGCAGAcattaatcatttaaaaaatgaatgtggcaTGCCTCAACCCACTTGACAAATCAATATAATGAACtaagtgtgtgtacagtttatGATCATGCAATTCCTGTTAGCTTAGGATGCATAAGGTTAATTCATAACCtactgaacaaaataaaatatagagcAAAAGGTATAAGGCTTACCTCCACTCTGCACACTGTGGGGAAGCGTGTAAATATTACGCACAAACTACAAGCGCTTGGCTGGTAGGTAATTACGATTAATTTGATTATAGATGGCTGCAGGATGGATCTGCATGTTCCAGAGGCTGACAATGGTGTGCAGCGCCTTCCAGGAAGCTGGGCATCATCTACCCATCCAAGGCTAGGCTAGTCTCAAACCTACGACATTTCTTTGCTCCCGTGTCATTTTCAGGTGTAATCGATCGCCCCAAACGAAAGGCCTGCCGTGCAACATCGTCCTTGTCCTGTGCTGTGCGGGAGGGGAAATGCGTGGGTACCAGCGGCACCCGGAAGAGAAAGTGAAGCGGAGGAGAGCGGCGAGCCCGCACCGCTCCGCTGCGGCAGGGTGGCGGAGCCTTTCAAAATCATGCACACATCAAGGGCTGCGTGCTGAATAATGGATGATTATGTGTCCCTTTCAAAGGCGAGATATTGTTACAGCGGAAAGTACAAAGCCATGCATTGTATACTGATGCTGTGTATGGGCTGGGCTGAGGATGCCACGCGGGGACACGGCGGGAGCTCTCCTTGGTGCTGAACCCGtgcaaacatgacaaaacatgcATAATTTATTAAGCTTGGCTGCACGAAATACCAATAATAAAATGGTACCTTTGTGTTTGCGAGTCACTGCACTGGCATCATGTGTGCTGGGAAACACGTGGTGCGTTTGTATTAAACTTCGGGTTATCTGTCAACCCGCTGccccgcccctctctctctctgttaagaTTAACAGTGCACTTGCTTGCCTTGCCGGACATGTGCATGTTGCCGCTGCACTGCTGGCCCCCATTTTACCAAAGTGGATGTAACGTGATTGGCACAGAGCAGCTCGAATGCTCTCTGGATGGAGATAATCTGTGCCAGCAAGATGAAACTATGCAGAGTCCAGCCTTTATTTCTGTTACTTCTGTTTATCAGTGCCATGCCAAGTaagtttctgtttatttcactATTTAGTTTGATATCTAAGTGGTTTAaatggtgttgttgttgttgcaatcTCTGTTATACAAAATGTGAGATAATGAGAACAAGAGGGAGATACATGTTAATCTCAAACAATGTCAGATGAGATGTAGAAGATTTGTTAAAAATAGCTACACAGCCTATGAGCTTTCTATCATCTGCtataatttatttgatttgaattgacataaaaattattattattgtaataattCCAGTGGTAGCCACCAGTATTTCGTCTGAAATCGTTTTTCATTGTTCTTCCACGCAAACTGTTTCCGAGAATCCGCAAACTTCCAGCCTGTTGTTTGGGAATTGTGCGATCTGCCGTAATCCCGCATGTGGACCCTCTGTGTGCCCAGCTCAAAAAGCTTTAGTGAAACAGCAGCTCATCGCTGACATCTGGCTGGCCCAAATCCACTGTGGACACTGGAAACGCTCTGCTCCGACAGGGGTTTGAGTTTAGTGATTCCCTTTTTTACAACCACCACTGCTTTTGCTTTCAAGTCTCCatgtgattttgaaaaattaatgcAAATATAATAAGTCGAGCTCATTTCTTCCGGATATACACAATGTAGCATAAATTAAAAATGGGATTTATtattaactggaaaaaaacctGAAAGATAATCTGTTGAAAGTGATTTGGCATTCAGACACCACAGCCCATAGGTGTTTCGTGCTGTTTATGTTCATTTTGATTCTGATATGATATGTGTCCCGCGGATTAAGCATTCAATCAACACATGCCCACTCAGGATGAACAGAGGAAGTCTCTGCTGGTTCATAATGGCAGATTTGCCTGATCTCTTGCTGGAGCTTTAAAGAGGAGCAATCTAGCCTGAAATCCCCTTTGTCCCCCTTTCACCATCTGTCATGTATTCACATTTACTCTGATATTCTCCCTTTTTCCCACCCCTGCTTCCATGTCTTTGCCTTTACTCTGCAAGTTAATGGACACAATACTCAGTCATTTGACTCATCAGCTGGTCAGTTAGACAATCAGATCAGATTGTCTTTCTCTGTGATTATTTTATATGTGCTGGCTGAGGAAACCTCAGGTGTGATAATCAGCGGAAGTACAACAGAAAAAACTTTGAGAGAGAttactgtatgtatgcatgaatgaatgaatgactctGTCATGCCCATGTGATGCAATAATGGCCCTTCCCACACAGGATTACAAgacacattattttaaaaacagtaCAAACAGCTGACAGGCTTCCAGATCAGATGTAGCTAAAACTGATTATGCGTTCAAAAAGAAAAGATCGTTCTGTTGATAAAACTTATAGTTTCTAATAGACCGTGCTTTATTAAAGTACTctgcaaatgcaaatgtttcTGTCTCACATAACCACTTCAACTTCTAAAATGACTCGTAATAATCTTATGAAACAAAACCTTTCTCTGCTTATAATACAATggacaatacaaaacaaaatgtgattcatttcattttcagtttcatgaaGTTCACAGAAAAAGCAAAGCATGCTGAGTTCATCAGTTCCCACACATCAGCCAGTTTCCAAATGTAAGGGTCATATTTTGAAGAGGGCAAATAAAGATCTTTGGGAGAATTATATTTTACAATGCTTTTGATCAAAGCATGACTTCATAACTTTCTGTTACTCAAAAAACTGAtattttctttcagtgtttaCTTGTTGGCATCTCTTTTGTTTACATCCCGCCCTCTGAAACATGGAGCGAATATACTCTGCCCAAGGATCACCAAGTTGACTATCCCACATCAAAACTCTCTTGTGTAGTCGGCTATCATCCATGCTCAATAATCTGTTGAACAGATGgcacaaacatgcagcccagCGACTTGACACGACTCTAAACTGATTCTCACCTCTCTCACTGTCCTAGGTTGTTGGTGTGCCCATGGGAATTATGCACAGAAGCTCCTAAATGATTTATTCACCAACTATACTAGTGCTCTGAGACCCGTGGAGGACACAAACACCATCCTGAATGTGACCCTGCAGGTTACTCTGTCTCAAATCATCGAcatggtaaaataaaatgagactCCACATTTTACTTGTGCAAGTTATGGGTCACATGCATCCATTGCTCATGCTATGTTGATGTTCTATCATTCAATCATATTTCTGTTTCTGGTCTATCATCTGCTGTTATTTTCAATGTTTTACAGGATGAGCGCAACCAAATTCTGACTGCATATCTATGGATACGGCAGGTGTGGGTTGATGCACAcctcaaatggaaaaaagatgaTTATGATGGACTCGATACCATCCGTATACCTAGTAGTTATGTATGGAGACCTGATATAGTCCTATATAACAAGTAGGTCGGAGTGGTATTGGGTTAATCAGTCAAAACTCCACCATCCCGCTGTTCTGCTGTGACTCCTCTCGGTCAGTGTAAAGGCACAAGCTGAAGATTCCTTGAAGCCGTTATTCATGGGAATGTTcaggcctctctctgctttttatATACCAGTGTACTGaaaatgaaggaatgaatgatTATCCAACTGGCAATAAATACAGTAACAGATGtcaaaactaatgaaataaGAGGCACCACTACTACGGAGAAAACGAGCAAGATGACACTGCAGGTGTCATCTAAGTAGAGAGTGGGAGCTCAGTTTCATGTCTCATTTGGGGGCCATTCATCCCAAGTGGTGTCCCTGATTACATTACATTGGTTATGATGATCTGATAGCGACTGATATCAATcaaacaatgacacagaaacCTTGCAGAAACAGATATCTGGAATTACTGGAAAGTTATAAAACGCAGAATCGTCACTGAGGCAGGAATATAACTCTCTAGAACGTGTTAACTCCTCCCTCAGTGGGTGTACTTGTGCCTTTTCCTCATGATCAGTTTTATCATTTGGCAATTATCCACCTTCTCCAGGAAATTAGACCGGTACATAGGTCTGGAGGATCCATCCAAACCTCAGCTGCTCTTGAATAATTAAAAGATCCAAaatataaatttgttttttgtgtcactgtgaaaaccattcatttcctttctttgaagtgctctctctgcttttcagTGCCGATGATCATTTCACTGGCCCCATGGACACCAATGTGGTGATCCGGCATGACGGGCAGATAATGTGGGATTCCCCGGCTATTACAAAGAGCTCCTGCAAAGTGGATGTGTCGTTCTTTCCGTTTGATGCCCAGCAGTGCAGGTTCACCTATGGCTCCTGGACCTACAATGGTAACCAGCTGGACATCCTGAACGCCATGGAGAGCGCTGACCTGGCTGACCTGGTGGAGAACGTGGAATGGGAGGTGCTGGGGATGCCGGCTAAGAAGAACATTGTTCTGTATGGCTGCTGTGCTGACCCTTACCCTGATGTGACCTACACTCTGAAACTGAAGAGGAGGGCCTCCTTCTATGTCTTCAACTTGCTCATTCCCTGTGTGATGATCTCGTTCCTGGCCCCACTGGGCTTCTACCTGCCTGCTGACTCTGGAGAGAAGGTGTCTTTGGGCGTCACTGTGATGCTGGCCCTCACTGTCTTTCAGCTGCTGGTTGCAGAGATCATGCCCCCCTCTGAGAATGTACCACTTATTGGTAAGGCCAATGAACTGTGGACAAATCACAGCCACAGTAAAGAAATATGTGGCAGTGAATTTATGTTTGATCCCTGGAAGctatgctgcattcatgttaGGGTCTgatcaatatgtttttttgttttgttttgttttgttttttttttgagaccaATACcgagtttattttattttattttttttaaaccaaagcTGCTGATAACCAATCTTTTGTGTCAGTATTCATTatctttaaatctgaaaattactaagcaaaaaaataaacacgAAAACTATTAGTCCAGCTCTAGAGCTACACTTTTTCCAATTTCAGTTCAAGTGGCATCAGAGCACACAAAATGGCAGATAACaaaccttgttttgttttttacaaatAAGTGTGAGTGCTTATTTACTACTTAAAGGTACCTAATGTAGGTGGTGAACACGAGTGGTGCTATAGTGCATATCAAGGAATctaaaaagaaggaaaatatgtcATAGCGACAGCATTCCACTGGTGCCAGACTTTGGTGCCACTAATGCAGAAGTCAATGGGATGAACATGTTAAATCCAACTATAAACCAATATATCTACACCATTTGAACTGTGACAGGACAGAGATTTGACTAcgtaacaaaacacacttttcataatgcagact
This genomic window contains:
- the chrna10a gene encoding neuronal acetylcholine receptor subunit alpha-10a, which codes for MEIICASKMKLCRVQPLFLLLLFISAMPSCWCAHGNYAQKLLNDLFTNYTSALRPVEDTNTILNVTLQVTLSQIIDMDERNQILTAYLWIRQVWVDAHLKWKKDDYDGLDTIRIPSSYVWRPDIVLYNNADDHFTGPMDTNVVIRHDGQIMWDSPAITKSSCKVDVSFFPFDAQQCRFTYGSWTYNGNQLDILNAMESADLADLVENVEWEVLGMPAKKNIVLYGCCADPYPDVTYTLKLKRRASFYVFNLLIPCVMISFLAPLGFYLPADSGEKVSLGVTVMLALTVFQLLVAEIMPPSENVPLIGKYYIATMTMITASTALTIFIMNIHHCGPDAKPVPKWAKKVILQYLARMCFVYEVGENCMSPQPERQEPPPVKNNNCTMNGQAGPGREEYALKVERGQEDMEQMMSPIGSMGRNPTNNYSTWKNGIFMSMDCGDSLGAPRRSRKGGVSDGEKTERDTACHAQGHEKQVLRNIEYIANCYRDQRATQKRTGEWKKVAKVLDRFFMWIFFIMVFLMSLLIMGKAI